In a genomic window of Salmo trutta chromosome 32, fSalTru1.1, whole genome shotgun sequence:
- the LOC115171742 gene encoding F-box/WD repeat-containing protein 9 produces MSEPRVTVGQDEAGAGRGEKEAKSAPLKQPSNEASRPGQLGLHPGSPLPSAEPSPSPSAEGSGLLSLPWEMVARIASHLPAQCVITVLPQVCHALGNVGKDSTAWQLRARRLTGPRASFPVGPRDGFDWPSACLEMEELIACWTGQGERAAREAEQAEREREVERAQERERDREALAEEGIGEWEEVEEGRPQVDEGVEEVGFQVEGVMAVPWDGEELMEEGDPRLQPPAAAEAMMEEERDDEQGFLEAIEVEERVGVLADRDGQDYIAGPRLGREGERNGSSRAPSPPPALERLSLPSGHIAEVNSVLLVGGDGAVCASGSRDRNVNLWDLRDGGSTGRLLHTLGGQGLFSTHKGWVWCLAARGPLLASGSFDSTVRLWDLGAQGAERGLIRARAAVLCLALPQKDVLLAGTYDKKVSVYDTRVAEPLVKSLRLHSNAVLCLVADEQYILSGSKDRTVVIYDRRAGKTLQKLQLSSYLLSMCYSDSEVWAGDNRGMLHAFSMQAGFFKPLSQFDVGHTSLVTGIHRSPGSLYTCSADRTIKVHLPCSPPRTLCTLHHQAGVNGLSVEAGVLAIASGEMCVEVWRARR; encoded by the exons ATGTCCGAGCCTCGGGTCACTGTGGGGCAAGATGAGGCAGGGGccgggagaggggagaaagaagcTAAATCGGCACCACTGAAACAGCCCTCCAATGAAGCCTCCAGGCCTGGACAGCTAGG GCTGCACCCAGGCTCTCCGCTCCCTTCTGCTGAACCGAGCCCCTCCCCGTCTGCTGAAGGAAGCGGCTTGCTGTCGTTGCCGTGGGAGATGGTGGCACGCATCGCCTCGCACCTCCCGGCACAGTGTGTCATCACGGTCCTGCCACAG GTGTGTCATGCCCTGGGAAATGTGGGTAAGGACAGCACGGCGTGGCAGTTGCGGGCACGCAGGCTAACTGGTCCCAGAGCTTCCTTCCCCGTGGGGCCACGGGACGGCTTCGACTGGCCCTCGGCCTGCCTGGAGATGGAGGAGCTGATTGCTTGCTGGACGGGCCAGGGGGAGAGGGCCGCCAGGGAGGCCgagcaggcagagagggagagagaggtggagagggcccaggagagggaaagggatagAGAGGCCCTGGCAGAGGAAGGGATTGGAGAGTGGGAGGAGGTGGAAGAAGGCAGGCCCCAAGTGGAtgaaggggtagaggaggtgggTTTTCAAGTGGAGGGTGTGATGGCGGTACCGTGGGATGGGGAGGAGTTGATGGAGGAGGGAGATCCTCGGCTGCAGCCTCCTGCTGCAGCCGAGGCcatgatggaggaggagagagatgatgaACAAGGTTTCCTGGAGGCCAtcgaggtagaggagagagtgggagttTTGGCGGATAGAGATGGTCAAGATTACATAGCGGGCCCGAGAttgggaagagagggggagagaaacggGTCCAGCCGCGCTCCCAGTCCTCCCCCAGCCCTGGAGCGCCTCTCCCTCCCCTCGGGGCACATCGCTGAGGTCAACTCGGTCCTCTTGGTAGGGGGCGACGGGGCGGTGTGTGCCTCAGGCTCCCGGGACAGGAACGTGAACCTGTGGGACCTACGGGATGGGGGCTCCACGGGCAGGCTGCTCCATACACTGGGGGGCCAGGGCCTCTTCAGCACCCACAAAGGCTGGGTGTGGTGCCTGGCGGCCCGGGGACCCCTGCTGGCCTCGGGCTCCTTCGACAGCACAGTGAGGCTATGGGACCTGGGGGCCCAAGGAGCTGAGAGGGGCCTAATCAGGGCCCGGGCTGCCGTGCTCTGCCTGGCCCTCCCCCAGAAGGACGTGCTGCTGGCTGGCACTTACGACAAGAAGGTCAGCGTCTACGACACAAGAG TGGCGGAGCCTCTGGTGAAGAGCCTGCGTCTCCATAGCAACGCGGTGCTTTGCCTGGTAGCAGACGAGCAGTACATCCTATCTGGGAGTAAAGACCGCACTGTGGTCATCTACGACCGAAGAGCAGGGAAAACCCTACAGAAACTacag cTGAGCTCGTACCTGCTGTCAATGTGCTACAGTGACAGTGAGGTGTGGGCGGGGGACAACCGGGGCATGCTCCATGCCTTCTCCATGCAGGCCGGTTTCTTCAAGCCCCTCTCCCAGTTCGACGTGGGACACACCTCACTGGTCACCGGCATCCACAGGTCCCCTGGGAGCCTCTACACCTGCTCCGCTGACCGCACCATCAAG GTGCATCTCCCCTGTTCCCCTCCAAGGACGCTGTGCACACTGCACCACCAAGCAGGCGTCAATGGG tTGAGTGTGGAAGCAGGAGTGCTGGCTATCGCATCAGGAGAAATGTGTGTGGAGGTGTGGAGGGCCAGGAGGTGA
- the LOC115171744 gene encoding guanine nucleotide-binding protein G(I)/G(S)/G(O) subunit gamma-12-like, whose amino-acid sequence MSGKVCSNNSVMQARRTVEQLRVEASMERIKISTAAAQLVQYCQEHSRSDPLLTGISASSNPFKDKKTCVLL is encoded by the exons ATGTCAGGGAAGGTGTGCAGCAATAACAGTGTGATGCAGGCACGGAGGACTGTGGAACAACTACGAGTGGAGGCAAGCATGGAGAGGATCAAG ATCTCCACAGCAGCTGCCCAGCTGGTGCAGTACTGTCAGGAGCACAGTCGCAGTGACCCCCTCCTCACCGGCATCTCTGCCTCCTCCAACCCCTTCAAAGACAAGAAGACCTGTGTCCTGCTGTAG